A single genomic interval of Gloeocapsa sp. PCC 73106 harbors:
- a CDS encoding integrin alpha produces the protein PNGRNSAGQSYVVFGRNGGFNSSLNLSSLNGSNGFAINGINADDSSGESVSSAGDINGDGFDDLIIGAYRADANGRYSGQSYVVFGSNGGFSASLNLSSLNGSNGFAINGINHRDNSGRSVSSAGDINGDGFDDLIIGADGADPNGSSSGQSYVVFGRPTNPPNITVTVSPSSVTENGTTNLVYTFTRTGSTSIALNNVNFNVGGTATFNNDYTQTGANSFNFTTGRINFAAGSNTATVTLDPTEDTTVEPNETAMLTLATGMGYTVGTPSDATGTIANDDFATISVRVSPTSVSENGSTNLVYTFTRNGNTSSALSNVNFNVGGTATFNNDYTQTGASSFNATTGRINFAAGSATAIVTVDPRGDSVVEPNETAMLTLATGTGYTVGTPSAATGTIANDDFATISVRVSPSSVTENGATNLVYTFTRTGSIGSVLSNVNFNVGGTATFNNDYTQTGASSFNATTGRVNFAAGSATAIVTVDPRGDSVVEPNETVMLTLATGTGYTVGSPNAVTGTIANDDLLTPGGLSLNELSQEIPDLSLGTNTFVEINTIATEELTSMASFNADFNPEFGVVM, from the coding sequence CCCCAATGGAAGAAATTCTGCAGGCCAGAGTTATGTGGTGTTTGGGAGAAATGGGGGCTTTAATTCTAGTTTAAACCTGTCTAGCCTCAATGGTAGCAACGGCTTTGCTATCAATGGGATTAATGCTGATGACAGCTCAGGCGAATCAGTAAGTAGTGCGGGGGATATCAATGGCGATGGTTTCGATGATCTTATTATTGGGGCATATCGTGCCGACGCCAATGGAAGATATTCAGGCCAGAGTTATGTGGTGTTTGGCTCTAATGGGGGTTTTAGTGCTAGTTTAAACCTGTCTAGCCTCAACGGTAGCAACGGCTTTGCCATCAATGGGATTAATCACCGTGACAATTCAGGCAGATCAGTAAGTAGTGCGGGGGATATCAATGGCGATGGTTTCGATGATCTTATTATTGGGGCAGATGGTGCCGACCCCAATGGAAGTTCTTCAGGTCAGAGTTACGTGGTGTTTGGGAGACCGACCAACCCTCCCAATATTACTGTGACCGTCTCCCCAAGTAGCGTCACGGAAAATGGCACCACTAACCTCGTCTATACTTTTACTCGCACAGGTAGTACTAGTATCGCCCTCAATAACGTTAACTTTAACGTTGGGGGTACAGCCACTTTTAATAATGACTATACTCAAACCGGAGCGAATTCGTTTAATTTTACTACAGGAAGAATTAACTTTGCCGCCGGTTCAAATACAGCTACGGTTACACTGGACCCCACGGAAGATACAACGGTAGAGCCCAATGAAACAGCGATGCTTACCCTCGCTACAGGTATGGGTTACACGGTAGGAACCCCGTCAGATGCTACAGGTACGATCGCTAACGATGACTTTGCGACTATCAGTGTGAGAGTATCCCCCACCAGTGTGAGCGAAAATGGTAGTACTAATTTAGTCTACACCTTTACTCGTAATGGCAACACTAGTAGCGCACTGAGTAACGTCAACTTTAACGTCGGGGGTACAGCCACCTTTAACAACGACTATACTCAAACCGGAGCTAGTTCGTTTAATGCTACTACAGGAAGAATTAACTTTGCCGCAGGTTCAGCTACAGCTATAGTAACGGTAGATCCTAGGGGAGATAGTGTAGTTGAACCCAATGAGACGGCGATGCTTACCCTCGCTACTGGTACGGGTTATACAGTAGGAACCCCGTCAGCTGCTACAGGTACGATCGCTAACGATGACTTTGCGACTATTAGTGTGAGAGTATCTCCTAGCAGTGTGACCGAAAATGGGGCTACTAATCTGGTGTATACCTTTACTCGTACAGGTAGTATTGGTAGCGTATTGAGTAATGTCAACTTCAACGTCGGGGGTACAGCCACCTTTAACAATGACTACACTCAAACCGGAGCGAGTTCATTTAATGCTACTACAGGAAGAGTTAATTTTGCCGCCGGTTCAGCTACAGCTATAGTAACGGTAGATCCTAGAGGAGATAGTGTGGTAGAACCCAATGAAACGGTGATGCTTACCCTCGCTACGGGTACAGGTTATACGGTAGGAAGTCCTAATGCAGTTACTGGTACGATCGCTAACGATGATCTCTTAACCCCAGGAGGTTTAAGTCTGAATGAGTTGAGTCAAGAGATTCCTGATTTGTCTTTAGGGACTAATACTTTTGTAGAAATAAATACTATAGCTACAGAGGAGTTAACTAGTATGGCCAGTTTCAACGCAGATTTTAATCCAGAATTTGGGGTAGTTATGTGA